The Simkaniaceae bacterium genome contains a region encoding:
- a CDS encoding efflux transporter outer membrane subunit, which yields MKKISFLILLLLFTSCSFKPKYERPEMAIPSQWRTPSDIAPQDSNVAWWKELNDPMLDRYIEEALAYNQNIKQAVAVVDEYIARLGIVRSQLYPQIQGQAGAMREKMSETLISLPFGITPISNVFDLILNASYEVDIWGKIRNASDAAQSQLLASIENRRTVVLSIVSAVAAAYIDLCSLDMQLNISKQTKTSREESYYLAIVRFELGLTSKIQVQQALSEVESADAAIIDLEREIALKEDLLSILLGKPPQSIERGKVLSQLAMPIKIPTYLPFDIMSQRPDVIAAEQSLMAANANIGVAKARFFPDLSLAGAFGTETSALDSLFKGPSSVWQYGATLLQEIFTGGRLTSGLRLSRAQKMQMLHNYEETILNAFKEVNDALIAHEKSLELVDVQRDRTFTLAEYYRLANLRYQDGQTDYLTFLDAERQYFNAEIDYAKSLGNSFLTLVDVYKSLGGGWVIHADQEMLNGL from the coding sequence ATGAAAAAGATTAGTTTCCTCATACTGCTGCTTCTTTTCACCTCATGTTCTTTTAAACCTAAATATGAACGCCCCGAAATGGCCATCCCCTCTCAATGGCGCACTCCTTCCGATATCGCCCCTCAAGACTCGAATGTTGCTTGGTGGAAAGAACTCAATGATCCCATGCTCGATCGCTATATTGAAGAAGCGCTCGCCTACAACCAAAATATTAAACAAGCTGTTGCCGTCGTTGATGAATACATCGCCCGCCTTGGCATTGTCCGCTCTCAACTCTATCCCCAAATTCAAGGTCAAGCGGGAGCCATGCGCGAAAAAATGTCGGAAACGCTCATTTCACTTCCCTTTGGCATTACACCGATTAGTAATGTTTTTGATCTGATCCTCAACGCGAGTTATGAAGTCGACATTTGGGGGAAAATCCGGAATGCTAGTGATGCCGCTCAGTCACAACTTCTCGCATCCATTGAAAATCGGCGCACCGTAGTCCTTTCCATTGTCAGTGCAGTGGCTGCTGCCTACATCGATCTTTGCAGCTTGGATATGCAGCTCAATATCTCCAAGCAAACTAAAACTTCTCGCGAAGAATCTTACTACCTCGCTATTGTCCGCTTTGAACTTGGCCTCACTTCAAAAATTCAAGTTCAGCAGGCCCTCTCAGAAGTCGAATCAGCTGATGCGGCCATTATCGATCTTGAAAGAGAAATCGCCCTTAAAGAAGACCTCCTATCGATATTGCTCGGTAAACCACCTCAAAGCATTGAACGGGGCAAAGTTCTCTCTCAACTCGCGATGCCAATTAAAATCCCCACCTATCTCCCCTTTGACATTATGAGTCAACGTCCTGACGTCATTGCAGCGGAACAAAGCCTTATGGCCGCTAACGCCAATATCGGTGTCGCCAAAGCGCGCTTTTTCCCCGATCTCTCTTTAGCCGGAGCCTTTGGAACAGAGACTTCTGCTCTGGATAGTCTCTTCAAAGGTCCTTCGAGTGTTTGGCAATATGGAGCGACCCTCCTTCAAGAGATCTTCACCGGGGGGCGCTTAACAAGTGGGCTTCGCCTTTCTAGAGCACAAAAAATGCAGATGCTCCATAATTATGAGGAAACCATTTTAAATGCATTTAAAGAAGTCAATGATGCGTTGATTGCTCATGAGAAATCACTTGAGCTTGTCGATGTCCAGCGCGATCGCACCTTCACTCTTGCAGAATACTACCGCCTAGCTAACCTGCGCTATCAAGATGGTCAAACCGATTATCTCACATTCCTCGATGCGGAAAGGCAATACTTTAATGCTGAAATCGACTATGCTAAATCACTTGGCAACAGTTTTCTCACCCTTGTTGATGTCTATAAAAGTCTTGGCGGGGGATGGGTTATTCATGCCGATCAGGAAATGCTTAATGGTCTTTAA